The Bacillus sp. A301a_S52 genome includes a window with the following:
- a CDS encoding terminase small subunit produces the protein MDWQKIKKEYESSTITLKALAEKYGVKLGTLKSRKSREKWSRGATEKGATKTEEVATNRIRDATSDKVEIDAPDLTEKQKRFVEEYMVDLNATQAAIRAGYSERTAYRTGADNLKKPQILTRIKELRAKQAEETHLDSLWVLDRLSQVVDKSMQEVPVMEWDRGAQELVPIGEYQYDSQGANKALELIGKHLGLFDPKARHVDELTKAQIDKIKAETNLIQERAKLFKGKKKDTSLLEELIKVVNEDE, from the coding sequence ATGGACTGGCAGAAAATAAAAAAAGAATATGAATCATCAACCATTACATTGAAGGCTCTCGCTGAAAAGTATGGCGTTAAATTAGGTACTTTAAAGAGCAGGAAGAGTCGTGAGAAATGGTCTAGAGGTGCAACTGAAAAGGGTGCAACCAAGACTGAAGAAGTTGCAACTAATCGGATAAGGGATGCAACCTCAGATAAGGTTGAAATAGACGCTCCTGATTTAACGGAAAAACAGAAGAGATTCGTTGAAGAATATATGGTTGACCTTAATGCTACACAAGCTGCTATAAGGGCTGGATATAGTGAGAGGACGGCTTATAGGACAGGAGCAGATAACCTCAAAAAACCTCAGATCCTCACGCGTATAAAGGAACTGAGAGCGAAACAGGCCGAAGAAACGCATTTAGATTCGTTATGGGTATTGGACAGACTTTCTCAAGTGGTAGATAAATCAATGCAGGAAGTTCCGGTTATGGAATGGGATCGTGGAGCCCAAGAATTAGTTCCTATAGGTGAATATCAATACGACTCTCAGGGAGCGAATAAAGCACTCGAATTGATTGGTAAACACTTAGGGTTGTTCGATCCTAAAGCAAGGCATGTTGACGAACTGACAAAAGCGCAGATTGATAAGATAAAGGCTGAAACAAATCTCATTCAGGAACGAGCCAAGTTGTTTAAAGGCAAGAAGAAAGACACAAGCCTCTTAGAAGAGCTCATTAAAGTGGTGAATGAAGATGAGTAA
- a CDS encoding transcriptional regulator: MMTTIQVKRTTFKKMESEWYCYHETVREIANLREEIMNPQQEVDENTGGGRSGFISAPTERIATGLVANKKLRYLTEIVTAIEEVYNALPDDYKRLVRTRYWSKGNELNWDGVSMRCNISRRQAIVWRNQIIQATIELLGWR, from the coding sequence ATCATGACAACAATTCAAGTGAAAAGAACGACATTTAAAAAAATGGAAAGCGAATGGTACTGCTATCATGAAACAGTTAGAGAGATTGCCAATTTAAGAGAGGAGATCATGAACCCTCAACAAGAAGTTGACGAGAATACAGGCGGCGGCAGGTCCGGTTTTATTTCTGCGCCAACAGAGAGAATCGCAACCGGACTTGTAGCTAACAAAAAATTGAGATACTTAACTGAAATTGTCACCGCCATAGAAGAAGTGTATAATGCGTTGCCGGACGACTACAAGAGATTAGTAAGAACTAGGTACTGGAGCAAAGGAAATGAATTAAATTGGGATGGCGTTTCGATGAGGTGTAACATAAGCAGGAGACAAGCTATTGTATGGCGTAATCAAATTATACAAGCAACCATCGAATTATTAGGGTGGAGATAA
- a CDS encoding RusA family crossover junction endodeoxyribonuclease, whose translation MIQFTINGEAVAQGRPRAGKTRTGKTVVYDPTKSRDYKQFVKLVASQNRPSQPYEGPIMMQIDVYKQIPKSMPKYRRALALEGKLRPTTKPDTSNYAKGIEDALNGIIYKDDSQIVSSVINKFYSETPRVDITICEVKTGVTI comes from the coding sequence ATGATCCAGTTTACGATCAACGGTGAGGCGGTGGCTCAAGGCAGACCGAGAGCAGGCAAAACACGGACAGGCAAGACGGTTGTCTATGACCCTACTAAATCACGAGACTACAAACAGTTTGTTAAGTTGGTAGCGTCACAAAACCGACCAAGCCAACCTTATGAGGGACCAATCATGATGCAAATTGATGTTTACAAACAGATACCCAAGTCCATGCCTAAATATAGGCGGGCATTAGCGCTTGAGGGCAAGTTAAGGCCAACGACTAAACCTGATACCTCCAACTATGCAAAAGGCATAGAGGACGCTTTAAACGGGATTATTTACAAAGATGATAGTCAGATAGTCAGCTCTGTGATTAATAAGTTTTATAGCGAGACGCCGAGAGTTGATATAACGATTTGCGAGGTTAAAACGGGGGTGACGATTTGA
- a CDS encoding helix-turn-helix domain-containing protein gives MTQALKANEPVVILEELDFLFKRSELAEIHSLWNEGFSIADIAKRLKRDENELFLAVFHLSMSNNSKKDNNIKIKMSQVIGGLS, from the coding sequence ATGACCCAAGCTCTTAAAGCAAACGAGCCGGTTGTGATTTTGGAGGAATTGGACTTCCTGTTTAAACGCTCAGAATTAGCTGAAATTCATTCTTTATGGAATGAAGGGTTCTCAATCGCAGATATAGCAAAACGTTTAAAAAGGGATGAAAATGAGCTGTTTCTGGCGGTGTTTCACCTGAGCATGTCGAACAATAGCAAAAAAGATAACAACATCAAGATTAAAATGTCGCAGGTGATAGGAGGTCTATCGTGA